A single Numenius arquata chromosome 1, bNumArq3.hap1.1, whole genome shotgun sequence DNA region contains:
- the LRRC58 gene encoding leucine-rich repeat-containing protein 58: MAAAGGAVPELEPDLEPEPPRRGPVAAAAEGEDEEVAEAELAAELAARRSAEARRLVLPPRRRLSGRLPAGLSQWFPALEVLDVSGTGLAELGAELLALPRLHTLLAKNNRLGGPGSLPKGLGQAPVGRSLRVLNLSGNRFAEVPPALLGLRGLQSLSLGGNRLHGIPPDIQELRSLEFLYLGGNFITSIPPELANLPSLSYLVLCDNKIQSIPPQLAQLHSLRSLSLHNNLLTYLPREILNLVHLEELSLRGNPLVVRFVRDLTYNPPSLQELAGRTVKTRNVPYAPSDLPENLVRYLSLASNCPNPKCGGVYFDSCVRQIKFVDFCGKYRLPLMHYLCSPECSSPCSSASQSSTSQSESDSEDEASVAARRMQKVLLG; the protein is encoded by the exons atggcggcggccggcggcgcggTCCCGGAACTGGAGCCGGACCTGGAGCCGGAGCCACCGCGGCGcggcccggtggcggcggcggcggagggcgaGGACGAGGAGGTGGCGGAGGCGGAGCTGGCGGCGGAGCTGGCGGCGCGGCGCAGCGCAGAGGCGCGGCGGCTGGTGctgccgccgcggcggcggctgtCGGGCCGGCTGCCCGCCGGGCTGTCGCAGTGGTTCCCGGCGCTGGAGGTGCTGGACGTGAGCGGGACGGGGCTGGCGGAGCTGGGCGCGGAGCTGCTGGCCCTGCCGCGCCTCCACACGCTCCTGGCCAAGAACAACCGGCTGGGCGGGCCCGGTTCGCTGCCcaaggggctggggcaggcccCCGTCGGCCGCTCCCTCCGCGTCCTCAACCTCAGCGGGAACCGCTTCGCCGAGGTGCCGCCCGCCCTGCTGGGGCTGCGCGGGCTGCAGAGCCTCAGCCTCGGCGGCAACCGCCTCCACGGCATCCCGCCCGACATCCAGGAGCTCCGCAG tttagagTTTCTGTACCTGGGAGGGAATTTCATTACTTCCATTCCACCTGAATTAGCAAACCTGCCTTCTCTAAGCTATCTAGTTCTGTGTGACAACAAGATCCAGAGCATTCCACCTCAGCTGGCACA GCTGCATTCCCTGCGTTCCCTCAGCCTGCACAATAACCTGCTGACTTACCTTCCTCGAGAGATCCTTAACCTGGTTCACCTGGAAGAGCTGAGCTTGCGTGGGAACCCACTGGTGGTTCGCTTTGTCCGTGACCTGACCTACAATCCCCCAAGCCTTCAGGAACTGGCTGGACGCACAGTTAAAACTCGCAATGTTCCCTATGCTCCCAGTGACCTCCCGGAGAATCTTGTCCGGTATCTGAGCTTGGCCAGCAACTGTCCCAATCCTAAATGCGGGG GTGTCTACTTTGACAGCTGCGTCAGACAGATCAAGTTCGTTGACTTCTGCGGGAAGTATCGCCTCCCACTGATGCACTACCTGTGCTCCCCGGagtgctcctctccctgcagctctgcttcccagagCTCTACTTCCCAGAGCGAGTCTGACTCTGAGGACGAAGCCAGTGTCGCTGCGCGCAGGATGCAGAAAGTCCTTCTGGGATAA